In Argopecten irradians isolate NY chromosome 11, Ai_NY, whole genome shotgun sequence, one DNA window encodes the following:
- the LOC138334263 gene encoding allantoicase-like yields MFQLIDLVAMENGGLCIGYSDSHFGHARNLIQPGRAETMADGWETKRHPERPAILTADAQGILHVPGDDWCIFRLGHPGTVTKIEIDTNHFKGNFPDSCRIEGCWVGVDHEDNLIKKYDTHTWQPLLPVKKLSAHKQFLYDSEELFSCGVISHVRLSIAPDGGISRMRLWGYITNIPNSKL; encoded by the exons ATGTTTCAGTTGATAGATCTGGTTGCCATGGAGAATGGTGGATTGTGTATTGGGTACAGTGATAGTCATTTTGGTCACGCTCGGAACCTGATCCAGCCTGGCCGTGCCGAGACAATGGCGGATGGCTGGGAAACCAAGCgacat CCCGAGAGACCGGCGATATTAACAGCAGATGCCCAGGGAATTCTTCATGTTCCAG GTGACGATTGGTGTATATTCCGACTGGGCCACCCTGGAACTGTCACAAAG ATTGAGATTGATACAAACcatttcaaaggaaattttcCAGATTCTTGTCGCATTGAAG GATGCTGGGTTGGAGTTGACCATGAGGACAATCTGATAAAGAAGTACGATACACACACCTGGCAACCACTACTTCCTGTTAAGAAACTGTCTGCCCATAAACAGTTCCTGTATGATTCGGAGGAGTTGTTTAGCTGTGGAGTGATCTCCCATGTACGTCTCTCTATAGCACCAGATGGTGGTATCAGTAGAATGCGTCTGTGGGGTTACATTACAAATATACCCAATTCAAAGTTGTAG